One Vibrio neonatus genomic window carries:
- a CDS encoding SPOR domain-containing protein: protein MKYLIIALALFVTGCTTTNKVSDQQAISQFTVSQNYPGLIEFYKKKVIDDQSDWQAQQDLAQAYLSYGDLESADFYIQRVLSLSPNPSATAYFIKGQVQARNLDFSSALVKYKQAIDKGLNSAELYMQQGIALAQTKQYSMAIDSFNKARLRGYDDVSVKNNIAMVYIYQRDYQSAIDILLPLYEKDSSNETINANLEISMLKQKKEEQGENSSLLTDISSVDENADSSVVTLKNDVVSDEVEVTTISAEEFFTAQSVEQKSQKKPVKKSASKSKRTYHIQLGAYDTMAEALEKRNGLLSTQLPITIRPVELQNSETWYRLLSGNFASYRQAMSFAKQHQEILNPHEYFIQVTR, encoded by the coding sequence ATGAAGTATTTAATTATTGCTTTAGCTCTGTTTGTAACTGGATGTACGACTACAAACAAGGTCTCAGATCAGCAGGCAATTAGTCAATTTACTGTAAGCCAAAATTACCCAGGCTTAATTGAGTTTTATAAAAAGAAAGTGATTGATGATCAAAGTGATTGGCAAGCACAGCAAGATTTAGCGCAGGCATATTTAAGTTACGGCGACCTTGAATCTGCTGATTTTTATATTCAGCGAGTATTGTCATTGTCACCAAATCCATCTGCAACTGCGTATTTTATTAAAGGGCAGGTTCAGGCTCGCAATCTAGACTTTAGCAGTGCATTAGTAAAATATAAGCAAGCTATTGATAAAGGGTTAAACAGTGCCGAGCTATATATGCAGCAAGGTATTGCTCTTGCGCAAACTAAACAGTATTCAATGGCAATTGATAGCTTCAATAAGGCAAGATTGCGCGGCTATGACGATGTAAGTGTTAAAAATAATATCGCCATGGTGTACATTTATCAGCGCGATTACCAATCGGCTATCGATATTTTACTGCCGCTTTATGAAAAAGATTCGAGCAATGAAACGATTAATGCCAATTTAGAAATTAGCATGTTGAAGCAAAAGAAAGAGGAACAAGGTGAAAACTCTTCTTTACTCACCGATATATCTTCTGTTGATGAAAATGCGGATAGCTCTGTGGTGACTTTGAAGAATGATGTTGTTAGCGATGAAGTGGAAGTCACCACCATTTCAGCTGAAGAGTTTTTTACCGCTCAGTCTGTTGAACAAAAGTCTCAAAAAAAACCTGTAAAAAAGAGTGCTTCAAAGTCTAAAAGAACCTATCACATTCAGTTAGGTGCATACGACACTATGGCCGAGGCTCTAGAAAAAAGAAACGGCTTATTGAGTACTCAATTACCTATTACTATTCGTCCTGTAGAGCTGCAAAACTCTGAAACTTGGTATCGACTGCTTAGTGGTAATTTTGCCTCTTATCGACAAGCGATGAGTTTTGCTAAGCAACACCAAGAAATATTAAACCCCCATGAATATTTTATTCAAGTAACTCGATAA
- the ccmD gene encoding heme exporter protein CcmD produces the protein MHFDSFSELFFMGGYASYVWGAFFITFGALGLIFVSSCLSSKATLKEVKNKMDRQARIDAAKNMENTL, from the coding sequence ATGCATTTTGATTCTTTTTCAGAGCTATTTTTTATGGGAGGTTACGCCTCCTACGTTTGGGGTGCCTTTTTCATTACCTTTGGCGCCCTTGGATTGATTTTTGTATCGAGTTGCTTAAGTAGCAAAGCAACATTAAAAGAAGTGAAAAATAAAATGGACCGCCAAGCGCGAATTGATGCCGCTAAGAATATGGAGAACACGTTATGA
- a CDS encoding TadE/TadG family type IV pilus assembly protein, translating into MKNFKRQKGVAVIIVALSMVAIGGMAQLTIEGGRMIQERDRLADATEAATLAVAIANSDEQHVSDELARKYLENYLPNIDIGDVQVTRTEGKEEIDGNQLYYVQYEVGADVGFERQMGFIDSSSDSSSYKVGNDAMARTYMLPSDLDLVFVADFSGSMAVNKWGDKYRIDHLKEQVGIISKDLLSSGATNAGYAHRIGFVPFNMRTQEKLNDQMRCVTELEYVTKSVNGVSVPYGDINWVQWGAHSWNDVTKCYSSGSKCPSYLTQEDAQRQAAIIRDVFYESKYEIEAENIKTDYYRYPDPKSYVDIKKTVANWRISKTENLNLHPRSNSNGTELYDTGFCNTNSGFYTLPLSLEAPNIQNMEASGWTSVYQGLIRGAQLLADGRPTVENEEALEDYYKRAQMLLILSDGEEKPFTQTFSELVNAGLCDKIRKHFEDHDRLPYIGVIGIDFEASAEKTFEDCADEIIDVDDSKKLLEKIQELIQKGAATNGVSRLYDKNL; encoded by the coding sequence ATGAAGAATTTTAAGCGTCAAAAAGGTGTCGCGGTAATTATTGTTGCCTTGAGTATGGTGGCAATTGGCGGTATGGCGCAATTGACCATTGAAGGCGGTCGAATGATCCAAGAGCGAGATCGATTAGCTGATGCCACTGAAGCCGCGACGCTAGCCGTTGCGATTGCTAACAGTGATGAACAGCATGTGTCAGATGAACTTGCGCGTAAGTATCTTGAAAATTATCTGCCTAATATAGATATTGGTGATGTTCAGGTAACTCGCACCGAAGGGAAAGAAGAGATCGATGGCAACCAACTTTATTATGTGCAGTATGAAGTGGGTGCCGATGTGGGCTTTGAACGACAAATGGGCTTTATTGATAGCTCGTCAGACAGTTCATCTTATAAAGTTGGTAATGATGCTATGGCGCGAACTTATATGTTGCCATCGGATTTAGACCTTGTGTTTGTTGCTGATTTTTCTGGGTCTATGGCCGTGAATAAGTGGGGTGACAAATATCGCATTGACCATTTGAAGGAGCAAGTTGGTATTATATCCAAAGACCTTTTGTCTAGTGGTGCTACTAACGCTGGTTATGCACATCGAATTGGATTTGTACCTTTTAACATGCGTACCCAAGAAAAGCTCAATGATCAGATGCGCTGTGTAACTGAACTTGAGTATGTGACTAAATCGGTTAATGGTGTTTCTGTTCCGTACGGAGATATAAATTGGGTTCAATGGGGGGCACATTCATGGAATGATGTAACTAAGTGCTATAGTTCCGGCTCCAAGTGCCCGAGTTACCTGACTCAAGAGGATGCTCAGCGTCAGGCGGCAATCATTCGAGATGTGTTCTATGAATCTAAATATGAAATAGAGGCTGAAAATATTAAGACTGATTATTACCGCTATCCAGATCCAAAATCCTATGTTGATATTAAGAAAACGGTAGCAAATTGGCGTATTAGTAAGACAGAAAACTTGAATCTGCATCCTAGATCTAACAGCAACGGCACAGAACTGTATGATACTGGATTTTGTAATACTAACTCTGGTTTTTATACCCTACCTCTATCCCTTGAGGCACCTAATATACAGAATATGGAGGCCAGTGGTTGGACATCTGTGTACCAGGGCCTGATTCGCGGAGCACAGTTACTTGCTGACGGTAGACCGACGGTGGAAAATGAAGAGGCCCTAGAAGATTATTACAAAAGAGCACAGATGTTACTAATATTGAGTGATGGTGAAGAGAAACCTTTTACACAAACTTTTTCTGAGTTGGTTAATGCTGGGCTCTGTGACAAGATCCGTAAACATTTTGAAGATCATGATCGTCTTCCTTATATTGGTGTGATCGGCATTGATTTTGAAGCCTCGGCTGAAAAGACTTTTGAAGATTGTGCAGACGAAATTATCGATGTAGATGACAGCAAAAAGCTACTCGAAAAAATCCAAGAACTGATCCAAAAAGGTGCCGCTACCAATGGAGTTTCTCGTTTATATGATAAAAATCTCTAG
- a CDS encoding heme ABC transporter permease gives MWKWLHPYAKSEATYNLCGKLQPWFTALALILLACGSVWGLAFAPSDYQQGDSFRIIYIHVPSAIWSMGAYMGMAIAAFIGLVWQLRLASLAALAMAPIGAVFTFIALVTGAIWGKPMWGTWWVWDARLTSELVLLFLYLGVIGLYHAFDDQKTAAKAAGILAVVGVINLPIIHFSVEWWNTLHQGATITKFAKPSISNDMLWPLLLNIFGFAFFLGSVTMIRFRTAILQKEGHRPWVQELAKRTFSKG, from the coding sequence ATGTGGAAGTGGCTCCATCCTTACGCAAAATCTGAAGCAACTTACAATCTTTGTGGCAAGTTGCAACCGTGGTTTACAGCTTTAGCTTTAATTCTCCTTGCCTGTGGCAGTGTATGGGGTTTGGCATTTGCGCCCAGTGATTACCAACAAGGGGATAGCTTTAGAATCATTTATATTCATGTGCCGTCGGCGATTTGGTCGATGGGAGCGTACATGGGAATGGCCATTGCTGCTTTCATCGGGTTGGTTTGGCAATTAAGGTTGGCGAGTTTAGCCGCTCTGGCAATGGCACCAATTGGCGCGGTGTTTACCTTTATCGCGCTAGTAACAGGCGCGATATGGGGCAAACCAATGTGGGGAACTTGGTGGGTTTGGGATGCACGTTTAACGTCTGAGCTAGTATTGCTGTTCCTCTATCTGGGTGTTATTGGCCTATATCATGCCTTTGATGACCAAAAAACGGCCGCCAAAGCAGCGGGTATTTTAGCGGTTGTTGGCGTGATCAATTTACCAATTATTCATTTTTCTGTTGAATGGTGGAATACCCTTCATCAAGGCGCAACGATCACCAAGTTTGCTAAACCTTCTATTTCTAACGATATGTTGTGGCCTTTACTGCTTAATATTTTCGGCTTTGCCTTCTTCTTAGGCTCAGTGACCATGATTCGTTTTAGAACCGCGATTTTGCAAAAAGAGGGTCATAGACCTTGGGTGCAGGAACTCGCTAAACGTACTTTCAGCAAAGGGTAA
- a CDS encoding TadE/TadG family type IV pilus assembly protein, with translation MNKQKGVISIEFGLGGFALFFVLFAVFEMARFGYSVNMTDTTLSESTRKVRIFDGQTLEVAYEDRLQEIFEDDDSFWNQIGLVTADNFEFTIFRYASLPDVASDTVEKGCGERCPIVIYELTYRYSPVVFDTLLPSANITRRIMTVQEHEGWEDEDA, from the coding sequence ATGAATAAGCAAAAAGGCGTGATATCAATTGAATTTGGCTTAGGAGGGTTCGCTCTTTTCTTTGTATTGTTCGCTGTGTTTGAAATGGCACGTTTTGGTTATTCCGTGAATATGACAGACACAACTTTGTCTGAAAGCACCCGAAAAGTTCGGATTTTCGATGGTCAAACATTGGAAGTGGCTTATGAAGATCGTTTACAAGAAATCTTTGAAGATGACGATTCTTTTTGGAATCAAATTGGCTTAGTTACCGCTGATAACTTTGAATTTACCATTTTCCGCTATGCATCTTTACCTGATGTTGCTTCAGATACGGTCGAAAAAGGATGTGGAGAACGGTGTCCTATTGTCATCTATGAATTGACTTATCGCTATAGCCCAGTTGTGTTCGATACCTTGCTTCCCTCGGCTAATATCACTCGACGCATTATGACTGTGCAAGAGCACGAAGGCTGGGAAGATGAAGATGCATAA
- a CDS encoding LysR family transcriptional regulator: MIEAIEAFILAAEHNSFSIAAKKLGKSQSAVSQLIHNLEIDLGYELFDRRGRFISLNDNGHALLKQARMVKAQYSRFVLHAEQLKTNQKQRINIGIDPLLCPKNTTRLIQQFEVTFSSVEVHLVYRDSQSLNDLLLAKDLDIVIGGNDAFLPASEYHTESIGTVENVWIAKEDAIQRINSAEQLFELSTYRYLIPPQFETESLKSITEIASVWRIDDINTLFKMCESGSNIACIPHNALTVLPMYEELRVVSSRLLPKVKKGLVLSWHLDTRTAPFCKWISQSLQQKTQTNTVTRVLESA; this comes from the coding sequence ATGATTGAAGCAATTGAAGCTTTCATATTAGCAGCCGAACATAATTCGTTCAGTATTGCTGCAAAAAAATTAGGCAAGAGTCAATCGGCGGTCAGCCAACTTATTCATAACTTAGAGATAGATCTTGGTTATGAGTTATTTGATCGTCGTGGACGCTTTATTTCCCTGAATGACAATGGTCATGCTTTGTTAAAACAAGCGCGTATGGTTAAAGCGCAATATTCACGCTTTGTGTTACACGCCGAGCAACTAAAAACCAACCAAAAACAGAGGATCAATATTGGTATTGACCCTTTGCTTTGCCCTAAAAACACCACTCGATTGATTCAACAATTTGAAGTTACTTTTTCATCAGTCGAAGTCCATTTAGTTTATCGCGATAGTCAGTCATTAAATGACTTATTGTTGGCTAAAGATTTGGACATAGTGATTGGCGGAAATGATGCCTTTTTACCAGCATCTGAGTATCATACGGAAAGTATCGGCACGGTTGAGAATGTGTGGATTGCCAAAGAAGATGCGATTCAGCGCATTAACTCGGCAGAGCAGTTGTTTGAATTGAGCACTTATCGCTACTTGATACCGCCTCAATTTGAAACAGAGTCATTAAAATCTATTACTGAGATTGCCTCAGTTTGGCGCATTGATGACATTAATACCTTGTTTAAAATGTGCGAGTCGGGTTCAAACATCGCCTGTATTCCGCACAATGCACTGACAGTGTTGCCTATGTACGAAGAGTTGCGAGTGGTCTCTTCGCGCTTATTGCCAAAGGTGAAAAAAGGATTGGTGTTAAGCTGGCACCTTGATACGCGCACCGCGCCTTTCTGCAAATGGATTAGTCAATCTCTGCAGCAGAAAACTCAAACTAATACGGTCACCAGAGTGTTAGAAAGCGCGTAA
- the ccmA gene encoding cytochrome c biogenesis heme-transporting ATPase CcmA encodes MLQVTELSAIRDERILFENLSFTMQAGDLVQVEGRNGTGKTTLLRIIAGLGDKESGEIEWKQQSIFSDRDSFHQDLLFLGHQTGIKRDLSAFENLSFYLNISGQSYTHDEVWQALTKVGLAGREDVPVAQLSAGQQRRVALARLWLSKHPLWILDEPLTAIDKQGVKVLEQLFLQHTEQGGMVLLTTHQDMFENCATLRKIRLGH; translated from the coding sequence ATGCTACAAGTTACGGAACTATCTGCAATTAGAGATGAAAGAATTTTGTTTGAAAACCTGTCTTTTACTATGCAGGCAGGCGATCTTGTGCAAGTTGAAGGGCGCAATGGTACTGGCAAAACGACGTTATTACGTATCATTGCCGGGCTTGGCGACAAAGAGTCTGGAGAGATTGAATGGAAGCAACAGTCCATTTTTTCAGATAGAGACAGCTTTCATCAAGACTTGTTATTTTTAGGCCATCAAACCGGCATTAAAAGAGACCTTAGTGCATTCGAAAACTTGTCTTTTTATCTTAACATTAGTGGGCAGTCCTATACCCATGATGAAGTTTGGCAAGCGTTAACCAAAGTAGGTTTAGCCGGTCGAGAAGATGTGCCAGTGGCGCAATTGTCGGCAGGTCAGCAAAGACGGGTGGCGCTAGCAAGGCTGTGGTTGAGTAAACATCCGCTGTGGATTTTAGATGAACCATTGACCGCAATCGACAAACAAGGTGTTAAAGTCCTTGAACAACTGTTTTTACAGCATACAGAGCAAGGAGGCATGGTGTTGTTAACTACCCATCAAGATATGTTCGAAAATTGCGCTACGCTTCGTAAAATAAGGCTGGGGCATTAA
- a CDS encoding OmpA family protein, with amino-acid sequence MKFSFAPFIACLTIASMPAIAANEMNDKIEQLCATEHMLIKHSVNIGQANAVAGNRAQHYQIQPALTEQQKANLKTTQVSLGDDCLEFLSQQDVLSIDTEGVIARVYFNFDNSDLTQASKLTLTALAKRMQSLNEVPKLNVVGHTDNVGSESYNQELGKHRAMSSKVFLVESGVEKEVLQPHSEGFNKPLRDNQTEQGRATNRRVEIVVAESS; translated from the coding sequence ATGAAATTTTCTTTCGCCCCTTTTATTGCGTGCTTAACTATCGCTTCAATGCCCGCTATTGCGGCCAATGAAATGAATGACAAAATTGAACAGCTTTGCGCAACAGAGCATATGTTGATTAAACATTCAGTGAATATTGGTCAGGCAAACGCGGTTGCCGGAAACAGGGCGCAGCATTATCAAATTCAACCGGCATTGACTGAGCAACAAAAAGCGAATTTAAAAACGACCCAAGTAAGCCTTGGTGATGATTGCCTAGAGTTTTTAAGTCAGCAAGATGTGCTTTCTATTGATACAGAAGGCGTCATAGCCAGAGTGTATTTTAATTTTGATAATAGTGATTTAACACAAGCGTCTAAATTAACACTTACTGCTTTAGCTAAGCGCATGCAGTCATTAAATGAAGTACCAAAACTTAATGTAGTGGGGCATACCGATAATGTTGGCTCTGAAAGCTATAATCAAGAACTAGGTAAGCATAGAGCCATGTCGAGCAAAGTGTTTCTTGTTGAATCTGGAGTGGAAAAAGAGGTGCTGCAACCACACTCGGAAGGATTCAATAAACCACTGCGAGACAATCAAACCGAGCAAGGGCGTGCAACCAATCGACGCGTCGAAATTGTTGTGGCTGAATCATCTTAA
- the ccmE gene encoding cytochrome c maturation protein CcmE → MNPRRKKRMGLIVALLVGLGLTVGLMLYALNQNMDLFYTPTEIVNGKPNGEKPEVGQRLRIGGMVVAGTVSRDSQSLRVSFDVADVGPSVTVVYDGILPDLFREGQGIVAQGVLVDSHTVEAFEVLAKHDEEYMPPEVAEAMKVTHEPLQYTQEQKQGSGQ, encoded by the coding sequence ATGAACCCTAGACGTAAAAAAAGGATGGGCTTGATTGTCGCGCTGTTAGTCGGTTTAGGGTTAACCGTGGGATTAATGCTGTATGCACTCAATCAAAACATGGATCTCTTCTATACTCCTACTGAAATAGTGAACGGAAAACCTAACGGTGAAAAACCAGAAGTAGGACAGCGTCTTCGCATCGGAGGCATGGTAGTTGCCGGTACGGTTTCTCGTGATTCACAATCTTTGCGCGTGTCGTTTGATGTTGCCGATGTAGGCCCTTCAGTAACCGTGGTGTATGACGGCATTTTGCCTGACTTGTTCCGAGAGGGGCAGGGCATTGTTGCTCAAGGTGTATTGGTTGATAGCCATACCGTAGAAGCGTTTGAAGTCCTTGCAAAACACGATGAAGAATATATGCCACCAGAAGTTGCTGAAGCAATGAAGGTGACTCATGAACCTCTTCAATATACTCAAGAACAAAAACAAGGAAGCGGTCAATGA
- the tadF gene encoding tight adherence pilus pseudopilin TadF, whose protein sequence is MKMHNQDKQKGGFTVEAVFGMTVLVIMMFFIADLAQMISAKTQASRVSYSLATATKERSRFFDARHSLNQADFDLINDIAADLLRRQAPEKQDGYGLTVEGYTDGNPNVVSFSKDLDSGEECMPQTAISELDHLRPVREDGVTFPIYQVTVCLKMEGFSQYFPGMRYVNSSSVLPGR, encoded by the coding sequence ATGAAGATGCATAATCAAGACAAGCAAAAAGGCGGTTTTACCGTCGAAGCGGTATTTGGCATGACGGTGCTGGTCATTATGATGTTTTTTATTGCAGATTTGGCGCAAATGATCTCAGCGAAGACCCAAGCAAGCCGTGTCAGCTACTCATTAGCAACAGCAACTAAAGAGCGTTCTCGTTTTTTTGATGCTAGGCACAGTCTTAATCAAGCTGACTTTGACTTAATCAACGATATAGCGGCTGACTTGTTACGAAGACAGGCTCCAGAGAAGCAAGATGGATATGGGCTAACTGTAGAGGGTTATACCGACGGTAATCCTAATGTAGTCAGCTTTAGTAAGGATTTAGATAGTGGAGAGGAGTGTATGCCTCAAACTGCTATTTCAGAATTAGATCATTTGCGCCCAGTGCGTGAAGACGGTGTCACTTTCCCTATTTATCAAGTAACAGTGTGTTTGAAAATGGAAGGTTTCTCTCAATATTTCCCCGGTATGAGGTATGTCAATAGCTCATCGGTGTTGCCGGGAAGGTAA
- a CDS encoding O-antigen ligase family protein, producing the protein MPQFLFKQVSLVNLETLVFLSTKVKFYSMHFLKQRYALSTIILVIVALFSFNLYVLPDQQVLMYDYKRLFLCAILVFVALSLVFSHTLRERLVGRFASSSYLVKSLVVIFFGFAFFADLFGLFPHKAIPLYFYFIGLCFLIVTFALERPSSKTFRLFSWIIVLCFLSVFVGYTVATFYGEGTTIFMILSYVNPRFLNQVQIWLIIPSLYIALVSNKRVSYLLPILNFAMMFALDARGLAIASFGGIVLWMMVDRSQRWKIAKVSLVSLLLGLLVAVIFLTPLPSYLMHGEATPSLLDMRDTTNDRLQVWRNAIGMYRFWGLGGDGYFCTSILEIRPHNSIISVLLNWGVIPTLCYITLTLILLKQVFNETNRRYRVIGLSVLSGLALSLVSNVLDSPFSLLLACMFTGWFCGRTKLTSTKIHSKWIHALLVVASILTIVCISYKVSDRVKNNFYLDLKQETLVPQFWLANNCPDIRNVNTIPTNKH; encoded by the coding sequence ATGCCACAGTTTTTATTCAAACAAGTGTCTCTAGTTAACCTAGAGACACTTGTTTTTCTTTCTACTAAAGTAAAATTTTATTCTATGCACTTTTTAAAACAACGATATGCTTTAAGCACCATTATTCTCGTTATCGTCGCTCTATTTAGCTTCAATTTGTATGTGCTACCTGATCAGCAGGTGCTTATGTACGATTATAAGCGATTGTTTTTATGTGCTATTTTAGTCTTTGTTGCCTTGAGTCTAGTATTCAGCCATACCTTGAGAGAGAGGTTGGTAGGACGATTTGCAAGTAGCAGTTATTTAGTAAAAAGTCTCGTAGTGATATTTTTTGGTTTTGCGTTTTTTGCCGATCTGTTCGGTTTATTTCCGCACAAGGCGATTCCGCTTTATTTCTATTTCATCGGTTTGTGTTTTTTGATTGTAACTTTTGCCTTAGAAAGGCCATCGTCCAAAACCTTTAGACTCTTTTCTTGGATTATAGTCCTTTGTTTCCTTTCGGTATTTGTTGGATACACAGTTGCTACTTTTTACGGTGAAGGCACCACTATTTTTATGATTCTTAGCTATGTGAACCCAAGGTTTCTTAATCAAGTTCAAATATGGCTGATTATCCCATCGTTATACATTGCACTGGTATCAAACAAACGCGTTAGCTATTTATTACCGATTTTGAATTTTGCCATGATGTTTGCGTTAGACGCTAGAGGACTAGCGATTGCTTCATTCGGTGGAATCGTTTTATGGATGATGGTAGATCGATCTCAAAGATGGAAGATAGCTAAGGTCTCACTAGTCTCATTACTACTTGGGTTATTGGTTGCTGTTATTTTCTTAACGCCATTACCGAGTTATTTGATGCATGGAGAAGCTACACCTTCATTATTAGATATGCGAGATACAACCAATGATCGCTTGCAGGTATGGCGCAATGCTATCGGCATGTATCGATTTTGGGGACTCGGTGGGGATGGCTATTTTTGTACTTCTATACTTGAGATCAGACCTCATAATTCAATAATTAGTGTGTTATTAAATTGGGGTGTTATTCCTACACTTTGTTATATCACCTTAACTTTGATTTTGTTGAAACAAGTATTTAATGAGACAAATAGACGATATCGAGTGATAGGTTTATCTGTGCTTTCAGGTTTAGCATTGAGCTTAGTATCAAATGTTCTAGATTCACCCTTTAGCTTATTACTCGCCTGTATGTTTACAGGTTGGTTTTGTGGTCGAACCAAATTGACTTCAACTAAAATACATAGTAAATGGATTCATGCTTTATTAGTGGTTGCTTCTATACTTACTATTGTATGTATTTCATACAAGGTATCAGATAGAGTGAAAAATAACTTCTATCTTGATCTAAAGCAAGAAACTTTAGTACCACAATTCTGGCTAGCAAATAACTGCCCAGACATAAGGAATGTCAACACAATACCCACTAATAAGCACTAG
- a CDS encoding type II secretion system F family protein — protein sequence MIVITFFILISAIIAYGITRYLEYKANKYKVKTFLDDRKHINFSLFHEIIGSFGRIKQREMRDKFEDAGIYNRELLRYYTPIKIGLLILSSICILLFVYETKSMLISVMIAIVTVIIIPDSYLAMRKKKLIEKNSRQLPYMIDMMSVCVQTGMTLEAAFRYLGNELKSFDKDLCYQIRKTSDAAEVKGMEAALSDLSRRVPTPQVRSFTLTLTQNIQYGTSVAPVLSDLAEDFRNEQILIMEEKIGKLAAKMSAPLILFIMFPIIILILAPGISRMMSGN from the coding sequence ATGATAGTTATTACATTTTTTATATTGATATCTGCAATAATAGCGTATGGAATTACTCGTTATCTAGAGTATAAAGCTAATAAATATAAGGTTAAAACTTTTCTAGACGATAGGAAGCATATCAATTTTAGTTTATTTCATGAGATTATTGGTAGTTTTGGGAGAATCAAACAGCGAGAAATGCGTGATAAGTTTGAAGATGCTGGAATATATAATCGTGAGTTACTTCGCTATTATACACCAATAAAAATAGGTCTATTAATTTTATCAAGTATTTGTATATTATTATTTGTCTATGAAACAAAATCCATGTTAATTAGTGTTATGATAGCTATTGTAACTGTTATTATTATTCCAGATAGTTATTTAGCGATGCGAAAGAAAAAACTAATAGAAAAAAACTCTCGTCAACTTCCTTATATGATTGACATGATGTCAGTATGTGTACAAACAGGTATGACATTAGAGGCTGCATTCAGATATTTAGGTAATGAGCTGAAGAGTTTTGATAAAGACCTTTGTTATCAAATTCGTAAAACCTCTGATGCAGCGGAAGTAAAAGGTATGGAGGCTGCTTTGTCTGATCTTAGCAGGCGAGTTCCTACTCCTCAAGTTCGAAGTTTTACATTGACGTTAACCCAAAATATTCAATATGGTACATCTGTAGCACCTGTATTATCTGATTTAGCGGAAGACTTTCGTAATGAACAAATATTAATAATGGAAGAGAAAATAGGTAAGTTAGCCGCAAAAATGAGTGCGCCATTAATTTTATTTATTATGTTTCCAATTATTATATTGATTTTGGCTCCAGGTATATCCCGTATGATGTCAGGTAATTAG
- the ccmB gene encoding heme exporter protein CcmB, translating into MLSHMWAIIRRELLIAFRRRADIFNPLWFFIIVITLFPLGIGPEPNLLARIAPGVVWVAALLAALLSLERLFRDDYQDGALEQLMLMPLPLPLVVISKVIAHWILTGLPLILISPLLAILLSLSWDSWTAVVITLLLGTPTLSFLGAIGVALTVGLQKGGVLLSLLILPLYIPVLIFATSAIDAAGMGGSYNGQLAIMASILAGSITLTPFATSAALRVSVN; encoded by the coding sequence ATGTTAAGTCATATGTGGGCGATCATCCGTCGTGAGTTGCTCATCGCATTCAGACGCCGAGCAGACATCTTTAACCCGCTGTGGTTTTTTATCATAGTCATTACTTTATTTCCTTTAGGTATTGGGCCTGAGCCAAACCTTTTAGCGCGAATTGCGCCTGGGGTGGTGTGGGTTGCTGCGCTGTTAGCTGCATTGTTGTCATTGGAGCGATTGTTTCGTGATGATTATCAAGATGGCGCTCTTGAACAACTGATGCTGATGCCGCTACCATTGCCTTTAGTGGTGATTTCAAAAGTCATTGCGCATTGGATTCTGACTGGCTTACCTCTTATTCTGATTAGCCCATTACTGGCAATACTATTAAGCCTTAGCTGGGATTCTTGGACTGCCGTGGTTATTACCTTATTACTTGGTACGCCCACATTAAGCTTTCTTGGCGCGATTGGTGTTGCGCTTACAGTAGGGCTCCAAAAAGGTGGCGTGCTACTGAGCCTTCTGATCTTACCTTTGTATATTCCGGTACTTATCTTTGCCACATCAGCGATTGATGCGGCGGGTATGGGAGGTTCGTATAATGGTCAACTTGCCATTATGGCTTCTATTTTGGCTGGTTCTATAACATTAACGCCTTTTGCAACTAGCGCGGCATTGCGCGTGTCGGTAAATTAA